One part of the Prunus persica cultivar Lovell chromosome G5, Prunus_persica_NCBIv2, whole genome shotgun sequence genome encodes these proteins:
- the LOC18775839 gene encoding peroxisomal nicotinamide adenine dinucleotide carrier: MSNAVANGLAGAGGGMIAQIITYPLQTVNTRQQTERVAKKSLANSKRLGTLVQILQVIRSDGWGGLYSGLKPSLLGTAASQGIYYYFYQVFKNKAEAIAVARKAKGHGDGTVGMFSWLLVAALAGSLNVLLTNPIWVLVTRMQTHTQAERKIMEERKEALVKEASENSLTGSELQVKLAELDSIKPHPYGTWQAVNEVYSEAKITGFWKGIVPTLIMVCNPAIQFMIYESSLKHLRAKRADRKQGSKNITALEVFLLGALAKLGATISTYPLLVVKSRLQAKQEIGGNISLRYSGTVDAIRKMIQYEGLPGFYKGMSTKIAQSVFAASVLFMVKEELLKIYTLLADKCNKVLLSSAK, from the exons atgtcGAACGCCGTGGCGAATGGGCTGGCAGGAGCTGGAGGTGGCATGATTGCCCAGATTATCACTTATCCCCTCCAAACA GTCAATACGCGCCAACAAACCGAGAGAGTTGCCAAGAAATCCTTAGCTAACTCCAAACGCCTTGGGACTCTTGTTCAAATCCTCCAG GTAATACGAAGCGACGGTTGGGGAGGACTATACAGCGGCCTTAAGCCTTCTCTGCTTGGGACTGCCGCTTCACAG GGCATCTATTACTATTTTTATCAGGTTTTCAAAAACAAGGCTGAGGCCATTGCAGTTGCCCGGAAAGCAAAAGGACATGGGGATGGTACTGTTGGGATGTTTTCTTGGCTTCTTGTGGCGGCTTTAGCTgg TTCCCTGAACGTGTTGCTGACAAATCCTATATGGGTTCTTGTGACTCGTATGCAG aCACATACGCAAGCTGAGAGAAAAATTATggaggaaagaaaggaagcaCTCGTAAAGGAAGCTTCTGAAAACTCTTTGACAGGTTCAGAATTGCAAGTTAAATTGGCTGAACTTGATTCAATAAAACCTCATCCTTATGGAACTTGGCAAGCG GTAAACGAGGTTTATTCTGAAGCCAAGATTACCGGATTTTGGAAAGGGATTGTCCCAACGCTTATAATG GTTTGCAACCCAGCAATACAGTTCATGATTTATGAAAGCTCCTTGAAGCATCTTAGGGCAAAACGTGCTGACAGAAAGCAAGGATCAAAAAATATAACTGCTTTGGAG GTCTTCTTGTTAGGGGCCTTGGCAAAACTAGGCGCAACTATCTCAACCTATCCGTTGTTAGTTGTCAAG TCAAGGCTGCAAGCAAAGCAGGAGATTGGCGGGAATATTTCACTAAGATACTCAG GTACTGTTGATGCTATAAGGAAGATGATCCAGTATGAAGGATTGCCTGGGTTTTACAAAGGGATGAGCACAAAGATAGCACAGAGTGTTTTTGCTGCTTCTGTACTTTTTATGGTTAAGGAGGAACTCCTCAAGATTTATACGTTGCTGGCAGATAAGTGCAATAAAGTTCTGCTTAGTTCAGCAAAATAA
- the LOC18775669 gene encoding probable cellulose synthase A catalytic subunit 3 [UDP-forming] isoform X1, which yields MEASAGLVAGSHNRNELVVIPRERDGESAPKALQGQICQICGDDVGLTADGELFVACNECAFPICRTCYEYERCEGSQVCPQCKTRFKRLKGCARVQGDEEEDGVDDLEHEFSFDATRSRHGMQQALAADAMLHGYMSYGRASDSDFPQVLHPMPQLPLLTNGQMVDDIPPEQHALVPSFMGTTARGKRIHPLPFSDPAFPVQARSMDPSKDLAAYGYGSVAWKERMESWKEKQEKLQMMKHENGGKDWDYDGDGNGPDLPLMDEARQPLSRKLPIPSSQINPYRMIIMIRLVALGFFFHYRVMHPVNDAYALWLISVICEIWFAVSWILDQFPKWLPIDRETYLDRLSLRYEKEGQPSQLCPVDIYVSTVDPLKEPPLVTANTVLSILAVDYPVDKVSCYVSDDGAAMLTFEALSETSEFAKKWVPFCKKFSIEPRAPEWYFAQKIDYLKDKVLPSFVKERRAMKREYEEFKVRINALVAKAQKVPEEGWTMQDGTPWPGNNVRDHPGMIQVFLGQSGGHDTDGKELPRLVYVSREKRPGFNHHKKAGAMNALVRVSAVLTNAPYLLNLDCDHYINNGKALRESMCFMMDPLVGKRVCYVQFPQRFDGIDRHDRYANRNTVFFDINMKGLDGIQGPIYVGTGCVFRRQALYGYDAPKTKKPPTRTCNCLPKWCCCGCFCSGKRKKKANKPKTDMKKRNSKKGDTEALAAVCALEGIEEGIEGVEVKNLTLMSEEKLEKKFGQSSVFVASTLLEDGGTLKSTSPASLLKEAIHVISCGYEDKTEWGKEVGWIYGSVTEDILTGFKMHCHGWRSIYCIPARPAFKGSAPINLSDRLHQVLRWALGSIEIFLSRHCPLWYGYGGGLKWLERLSYINATVYPWTSIPLLAYCTLPAVCLLTGKFITPELSNVASLWFLSLFICIFTTSILEMRWSGVGIDEWWRNEQFWVIGGVSAHLFAVFQGLLKVLAGVDTNFTVTSKAGDDADFSELYAFKWTTLLIPPTTLLIINLIGVVAGVSNAINNGYESWGPLFGKLFFAFWVIVHLYPFLKGLLGRQNRTPTIIIVWSILLASIFSLLWVRVDPFLAKSDGPVLEECGLDCH from the exons ATGGAGGCGAGTGCTGGTTTAGTTGCCGGCTCTCACAACCGAAATGAGCTTGTCGTCATCCCCCGTGAACGTGATGGGGAATCTGCT CCGAAAGCGTTGCAGGGGCAGATTTGCCAGATTTGTGGAGATGATGTAGGCCTGACTGCAGACGGGGAGCTGTTCGTGGCCTGTAACGAGTGTGCCTTTCCCATTTGCCGCACTTGCTATGAGTACGAGCGCTGCGAGGGAAGCCAAGTCTGTCCTCAGTGCAAGACCCGCTTCAAACGTCTTAAGG GGTGTGCCAGGGTGCAgggtgatgaagaagaagacggtGTGGATGACTTGGAGCACGAATTCAGTTTTGATGCAACAAGGAGCAGACATGGTATGCAGCAGGCGCTTGCCGCAGACGCAATGCTTCACGGCTACATGAGCTATGGCCGTGCCTCTGACTCTGATTTCCCTCAAGTCCTTCATCCCATGCCCCAACTTCCCCTCCTTACAAATGGTCAAATG GTTGATGATATCCCTCCTGAACAACATGCTTTGGTCCCTTCTTTCATGGGAACTACTGCCAGAGGCAAAAGGATCCACCCTCTTCCTTTCTCAGATCCTGCCTTTCCAG tacaagcCAGATCCATGGATCCTTCCAAAGATCTCGCTGCTTATGGCTATGGTAGTGTTGCTTGGAAGGAAAGGATGGAGAGTTGGAAGGAAAAGCAAGAGAAATTACAGATGATGAAACATGAAAATGGTGGCAAAGATTGGGACTATGATGGGGATGGGAATGGCCCTGATCTACCACT AATGGATGAGGCAAGACAGCCCTTGTCAAGAAAATTGCCAATTCCATCGAGCCAAATCAATCCTTACCGAATGATCATCATGATTCGACTTGTTGCTCTTGGATTCTTCTTTCATTATCGGGTCATGCATCCTGTGAATGATGCATATGCGTTGTGGCTCATCTCAGTAATTTGTGAGATTTGGTTTGCTGTTTCATGGATTCTTGATCAGTTCCCAAAGTGGCTTCCCATTGACAGGGAAACTTATCTGGACAGATTGTCCCTGAG GTATGAGAAGGAAGGCCAGCCTTCACAACTTTGCCCAGTTGATATTTATGTCAGTACAGTTGATCCGTTGAAGGAGCCTCCTTTGGTGACTGCAAACACTGTTCTTTCCATTCTTGCAGTGGACTACCCTGTCGACAAGGTCTCATGTTATGTTTCAGATGATGGTGCTGCTATGCTGACATTTGAGGCACTGTCTGAAACATCTGAGTTTGCTAAAAAGTGGGTCCCTTTCTGTAAGAAGTTTAGCATAGAACCACGGGCACCTGAATGGTATTTTGCACAAAAGATAGATTATCTTAAAGATAAGGTGCTTCCATCATTTGTGAAGGAACGGAGAGCAATGAAG AGAGAATATGAAGAGTTTAAAGTTCGAATCAATGCTTTGGTTGCTAAAGCTCAGAAGGTTCCAGAAGAAGGATGGACGATGCAAGATGGAACTCCGTGGCCTGGAAATAATGTTCGTGATCATCCTGGGATGATTCAG GTTTTTCTCGGCCAAAGTGGAGGACATGACACAGATGGGAAAGAATTACCGCGCCTGGTATATGTTTCTAGAGAAAAGAGACCTGGGTTTAACCACCACAAAAAAGCTGGAGCAATGAATGCTTTG GTGAGAGTCTCAGCTGTTCTTACGAATGCACCTTACTTGTTGAACTTGGATTGTGATCACTATATCAATAATGGTAAAGCTCTTAGAGAGTCAATGTGTTTCATGATGGATCCGTTGGTAGGAAAGAGAGTGTGCTATGTCCAGTTCCCACAGAGATTTGATGGTATCGACAGGCATGACCGATATGCCAACCGAAATACAGTGTTCTTCGAT ATTAACATGAAAGGCTTGGATGGGATCCAAGGGCCTATCTACGTTGGGACTGGATGTGTCTTCAGAAGGCAGGCTCTCTACGGTTATGATgctccaaaaacaaagaagccaCCAACCAGGACATGCAACTGCTTGCCAAAATGGTGCTGTTGTGGATGCTTTTGTTCtggaaagaggaagaagaaggccaACAAACCTAAGACTGATATGAAGAAAAGGAATTCCAAGAAGGGAGATACAGAGGCTCTGGCAGCTGTCTGTGCTCTGGAGGGTATCGAAGAGGGCATTGAAG GTGTTGAAGTTAAAAATTTGACTCTGATGTCTGAGGAGAAGTTGGAAAAGAAGTTTGGGCAGTCTTCTGTGTTTGTGGCATCCACCTTGCTAGAGGATGGAGGGACACTGAAAAGCACCAGCCCAGCATCTCTGCTTAAAGAAGCCATCCATGTCATTAGCTGTGGCTATGAAGATAAAACTGAATGGGGAAAGGAA GTTGGCTGGATATATGGTTCAGTTACAGAGGATATCCTAACAGGCTTTAAAATGCATTGCCATGGGTGGCGATCCATATATTGTATCCCCGCAAGGCCTGCATTTAAAGGGTCTGCTCCCATTAATCTGTCTGATCGTTTGCACCAAGTCCTTCGGTGGGCCCTTGGATCAATCGAAATATTCTTGAGCAGGCATTGCCCTCTTTGGTACGGGTATGGAGGGGGTTTGAAGTGGTTGGAACGTCTGTCTTACATAAATGCTACTGTGTATCCATGGACATCCATTCCACTTCTTGCTTATTGCACTCTACCTGCTGTATGTCTGCTAACAGGCAAATTTATCACTCCAGAG CTGAGCAATGTTGCTAGCTTGTGGTTTCTGTCTCTTTTCATTTGCATCTTTACAACGAGCATATTGGAAATGAGATGGAGTGGCGTTGGCATTGATGAGTGGTGGAGAAATGAGCAGTTTTGGGTGATTGGAGGGGTGTCAGCGCATTTGTTTGCTGTGTTTCAAGGGCTTTTAAAGGTTTTAGCTGGTGTTGATACAAACTTTACTGTGACATCAAAAGCAGGGGACGACGCAGATTTCTCGGAGCTTTATGCATTTAAGTGGACGACATTGCTCATCCCACCAACCACACTGCTCATAATAAACTTGATAGGAGTAGTCGCTGGAGTCTCCAATGCTATAAACAATGGGTATGAGTCATGGGGGCCTCTGTTTGGTAAGCTCTTCTTTGCCTTCTGGGTGATTGTTCACCTCTATCCTTTCCTCAAGGGTCTGCTTGGTAGGCAGAACAGAACTCCTACAATCATTATTGTGTGGTCAATACTGCTGGCTTCCATCTTCTCCCTTTTATGGGTTCGGGTTGATCCATTCTTGGCCAAGTCGGATGGCCCAGTCCTGGAGGAATGTGGATTGGACTGCCATTAA
- the LOC18775669 gene encoding probable cellulose synthase A catalytic subunit 3 [UDP-forming] isoform X2, translating to MDEARQPLSRKLPIPSSQINPYRMIIMIRLVALGFFFHYRVMHPVNDAYALWLISVICEIWFAVSWILDQFPKWLPIDRETYLDRLSLRYEKEGQPSQLCPVDIYVSTVDPLKEPPLVTANTVLSILAVDYPVDKVSCYVSDDGAAMLTFEALSETSEFAKKWVPFCKKFSIEPRAPEWYFAQKIDYLKDKVLPSFVKERRAMKREYEEFKVRINALVAKAQKVPEEGWTMQDGTPWPGNNVRDHPGMIQVFLGQSGGHDTDGKELPRLVYVSREKRPGFNHHKKAGAMNALVRVSAVLTNAPYLLNLDCDHYINNGKALRESMCFMMDPLVGKRVCYVQFPQRFDGIDRHDRYANRNTVFFDINMKGLDGIQGPIYVGTGCVFRRQALYGYDAPKTKKPPTRTCNCLPKWCCCGCFCSGKRKKKANKPKTDMKKRNSKKGDTEALAAVCALEGIEEGIEGVEVKNLTLMSEEKLEKKFGQSSVFVASTLLEDGGTLKSTSPASLLKEAIHVISCGYEDKTEWGKEVGWIYGSVTEDILTGFKMHCHGWRSIYCIPARPAFKGSAPINLSDRLHQVLRWALGSIEIFLSRHCPLWYGYGGGLKWLERLSYINATVYPWTSIPLLAYCTLPAVCLLTGKFITPELSNVASLWFLSLFICIFTTSILEMRWSGVGIDEWWRNEQFWVIGGVSAHLFAVFQGLLKVLAGVDTNFTVTSKAGDDADFSELYAFKWTTLLIPPTTLLIINLIGVVAGVSNAINNGYESWGPLFGKLFFAFWVIVHLYPFLKGLLGRQNRTPTIIIVWSILLASIFSLLWVRVDPFLAKSDGPVLEECGLDCH from the exons ATGGATGAGGCAAGACAGCCCTTGTCAAGAAAATTGCCAATTCCATCGAGCCAAATCAATCCTTACCGAATGATCATCATGATTCGACTTGTTGCTCTTGGATTCTTCTTTCATTATCGGGTCATGCATCCTGTGAATGATGCATATGCGTTGTGGCTCATCTCAGTAATTTGTGAGATTTGGTTTGCTGTTTCATGGATTCTTGATCAGTTCCCAAAGTGGCTTCCCATTGACAGGGAAACTTATCTGGACAGATTGTCCCTGAG GTATGAGAAGGAAGGCCAGCCTTCACAACTTTGCCCAGTTGATATTTATGTCAGTACAGTTGATCCGTTGAAGGAGCCTCCTTTGGTGACTGCAAACACTGTTCTTTCCATTCTTGCAGTGGACTACCCTGTCGACAAGGTCTCATGTTATGTTTCAGATGATGGTGCTGCTATGCTGACATTTGAGGCACTGTCTGAAACATCTGAGTTTGCTAAAAAGTGGGTCCCTTTCTGTAAGAAGTTTAGCATAGAACCACGGGCACCTGAATGGTATTTTGCACAAAAGATAGATTATCTTAAAGATAAGGTGCTTCCATCATTTGTGAAGGAACGGAGAGCAATGAAG AGAGAATATGAAGAGTTTAAAGTTCGAATCAATGCTTTGGTTGCTAAAGCTCAGAAGGTTCCAGAAGAAGGATGGACGATGCAAGATGGAACTCCGTGGCCTGGAAATAATGTTCGTGATCATCCTGGGATGATTCAG GTTTTTCTCGGCCAAAGTGGAGGACATGACACAGATGGGAAAGAATTACCGCGCCTGGTATATGTTTCTAGAGAAAAGAGACCTGGGTTTAACCACCACAAAAAAGCTGGAGCAATGAATGCTTTG GTGAGAGTCTCAGCTGTTCTTACGAATGCACCTTACTTGTTGAACTTGGATTGTGATCACTATATCAATAATGGTAAAGCTCTTAGAGAGTCAATGTGTTTCATGATGGATCCGTTGGTAGGAAAGAGAGTGTGCTATGTCCAGTTCCCACAGAGATTTGATGGTATCGACAGGCATGACCGATATGCCAACCGAAATACAGTGTTCTTCGAT ATTAACATGAAAGGCTTGGATGGGATCCAAGGGCCTATCTACGTTGGGACTGGATGTGTCTTCAGAAGGCAGGCTCTCTACGGTTATGATgctccaaaaacaaagaagccaCCAACCAGGACATGCAACTGCTTGCCAAAATGGTGCTGTTGTGGATGCTTTTGTTCtggaaagaggaagaagaaggccaACAAACCTAAGACTGATATGAAGAAAAGGAATTCCAAGAAGGGAGATACAGAGGCTCTGGCAGCTGTCTGTGCTCTGGAGGGTATCGAAGAGGGCATTGAAG GTGTTGAAGTTAAAAATTTGACTCTGATGTCTGAGGAGAAGTTGGAAAAGAAGTTTGGGCAGTCTTCTGTGTTTGTGGCATCCACCTTGCTAGAGGATGGAGGGACACTGAAAAGCACCAGCCCAGCATCTCTGCTTAAAGAAGCCATCCATGTCATTAGCTGTGGCTATGAAGATAAAACTGAATGGGGAAAGGAA GTTGGCTGGATATATGGTTCAGTTACAGAGGATATCCTAACAGGCTTTAAAATGCATTGCCATGGGTGGCGATCCATATATTGTATCCCCGCAAGGCCTGCATTTAAAGGGTCTGCTCCCATTAATCTGTCTGATCGTTTGCACCAAGTCCTTCGGTGGGCCCTTGGATCAATCGAAATATTCTTGAGCAGGCATTGCCCTCTTTGGTACGGGTATGGAGGGGGTTTGAAGTGGTTGGAACGTCTGTCTTACATAAATGCTACTGTGTATCCATGGACATCCATTCCACTTCTTGCTTATTGCACTCTACCTGCTGTATGTCTGCTAACAGGCAAATTTATCACTCCAGAG CTGAGCAATGTTGCTAGCTTGTGGTTTCTGTCTCTTTTCATTTGCATCTTTACAACGAGCATATTGGAAATGAGATGGAGTGGCGTTGGCATTGATGAGTGGTGGAGAAATGAGCAGTTTTGGGTGATTGGAGGGGTGTCAGCGCATTTGTTTGCTGTGTTTCAAGGGCTTTTAAAGGTTTTAGCTGGTGTTGATACAAACTTTACTGTGACATCAAAAGCAGGGGACGACGCAGATTTCTCGGAGCTTTATGCATTTAAGTGGACGACATTGCTCATCCCACCAACCACACTGCTCATAATAAACTTGATAGGAGTAGTCGCTGGAGTCTCCAATGCTATAAACAATGGGTATGAGTCATGGGGGCCTCTGTTTGGTAAGCTCTTCTTTGCCTTCTGGGTGATTGTTCACCTCTATCCTTTCCTCAAGGGTCTGCTTGGTAGGCAGAACAGAACTCCTACAATCATTATTGTGTGGTCAATACTGCTGGCTTCCATCTTCTCCCTTTTATGGGTTCGGGTTGATCCATTCTTGGCCAAGTCGGATGGCCCAGTCCTGGAGGAATGTGGATTGGACTGCCATTAA